The following are encoded in a window of Rubellicoccus peritrichatus genomic DNA:
- a CDS encoding sigma-70 family RNA polymerase sigma factor, with amino-acid sequence MPQKTTTESSNDHAKKNTVEREVVASVEQSTDTPESKGNLGSVPRDEDSERLNINRPQVSVPEPEAFEDLPQTERTPLKLYLQEIGKTPLLKPEEEVDLARRIHKGDEKARQKMIQSNLRLVVKIAHDYANFGLPLLDLISEGNIGLIKAVERFDPDKGGKLSTYAAWWIKQSIKRALANQSKTIRLPVHLVDKIAKMRRMTTALREELEREPTDEEIGYAMEMPTNKVAHLKSVSVRPASLDAPVGDGEDTEFGQLVGDENAISPFESLKSKSLMTDISEMLEELEEREADIIRLRFGLGGERPQTLEEVGQHFDVTRERVRQLQNMALQKMRRSMAVRERQRTAEEVHEENIERSKMEVLKEFFKGQDS; translated from the coding sequence ATGCCACAAAAGACCACAACAGAGAGCTCCAATGACCACGCAAAAAAGAATACGGTGGAGCGTGAAGTTGTGGCATCTGTCGAGCAATCGACAGATACTCCCGAATCCAAGGGAAACTTAGGGAGCGTGCCGAGAGACGAAGATAGCGAAAGGCTTAATATCAATCGTCCTCAAGTATCCGTGCCGGAGCCAGAAGCTTTTGAGGATCTTCCTCAGACTGAACGCACACCACTCAAACTTTACCTTCAGGAAATCGGTAAAACCCCTCTCTTGAAGCCGGAAGAAGAAGTCGATCTGGCCCGACGGATCCATAAGGGTGATGAAAAGGCCCGGCAGAAGATGATTCAGTCCAATCTTCGTCTAGTCGTAAAAATAGCCCATGATTATGCAAATTTTGGCCTGCCACTGCTCGATTTGATCAGCGAAGGTAACATCGGCCTTATTAAGGCCGTGGAACGGTTTGATCCTGACAAGGGAGGAAAGCTCTCTACCTATGCCGCGTGGTGGATCAAGCAGTCGATCAAACGAGCCCTGGCCAATCAGTCCAAAACGATTCGCCTGCCAGTTCACCTGGTGGATAAAATTGCCAAGATGCGGCGAATGACGACCGCACTCCGCGAAGAACTTGAGCGTGAGCCAACAGACGAGGAAATCGGCTACGCCATGGAAATGCCGACCAATAAGGTTGCACATTTGAAGTCGGTCAGCGTTCGTCCAGCCAGCCTCGATGCTCCAGTTGGAGACGGCGAAGACACCGAATTCGGTCAGCTCGTAGGCGATGAAAATGCAATTTCCCCATTCGAGTCACTCAAAAGCAAATCGCTCATGACAGACATCAGCGAAATGCTGGAAGAACTTGAAGAACGAGAAGCCGATATCATTCGCCTGAGATTTGGTCTGGGTGGTGAGCGCCCACAAACCCTCGAGGAAGTTGGACAACATTTTGATGTAACTCGCGAACGGGTTCGCCAGTTGCAGAACATGGCCTTGCAGAAAATGCGTCGCTCCATGGCAGTCCGGGAACGCCAACGCACTGCTGAGGAAGTCCACGAAGAAAATATCGAACGCTCAAAAATGGAAGTCCTGAAGGAATTCTTCAAAGGCCAGGATAGTTAG
- a CDS encoding LacI family DNA-binding transcriptional regulator: MSSIAAECGVTHATVSNVLRNNLKVRIKQQTRTTILQEAIRSGFHSRPDQRIDAHKRQIAFIFLDTDFAYQGFSLYHALLQELKIREETYRYNIQPYGCERDDLDKTLYKAVCEDKADAVLLSRYGGPEHINSLVARLPVPLIYLEDLKGLHCSSIGAKSDDIGKLAAEHLHLFGYRYFASFGIKRTYTQERQKGFLQTLRALDIERDRIIELEDELTVIGGTTMTKALISQKINEPIGIFCHSNLIAHGVLQACYDQKISVNSRFGIVAGDDNEFCTYSHPTLTALNLNPAQHAETLLEMLKRTFNGGGKETHAITPSLIQRQSTKPLKSY; encoded by the coding sequence ATGAGTAGCATTGCTGCTGAATGCGGGGTTACCCATGCCACAGTTTCCAATGTACTGAGGAACAATCTAAAAGTCCGCATTAAGCAGCAAACAAGAACAACGATACTACAGGAAGCCATTCGCTCTGGATTTCATTCGCGCCCGGACCAACGCATAGACGCTCACAAACGACAAATTGCATTTATTTTTCTTGATACGGATTTCGCTTATCAGGGCTTCTCACTTTATCATGCTCTTCTACAGGAGCTCAAAATCCGTGAAGAAACCTATCGTTACAACATCCAGCCTTATGGATGCGAACGTGATGATCTGGACAAGACGCTTTACAAGGCGGTATGTGAAGACAAAGCAGACGCTGTTCTATTGTCGCGCTATGGTGGCCCGGAACATATCAACAGTCTGGTCGCACGCCTACCAGTCCCCCTGATTTATCTCGAAGATCTCAAAGGGCTGCATTGCTCCTCAATTGGTGCCAAAAGTGATGACATCGGAAAACTTGCAGCAGAACATCTCCACCTTTTCGGATACCGATACTTTGCTTCGTTTGGGATCAAAAGGACCTATACGCAGGAAAGACAAAAAGGGTTTCTACAGACTTTACGTGCCCTGGATATCGAAAGAGATCGTATCATTGAACTAGAGGACGAACTCACTGTCATTGGTGGAACAACAATGACAAAGGCACTTATCTCACAAAAAATCAACGAGCCCATCGGAATCTTTTGTCACTCCAACTTAATTGCCCATGGCGTCTTACAAGCCTGCTATGATCAAAAGATATCAGTCAATTCCCGATTTGGCATCGTTGCGGGCGATGACAACGAATTCTGCACTTATTCTCATCCAACGTTGACTGCTTTGAACCTCAATCCAGCGCAACACGCTGAAACGCTTCTTGAGATGCTAAAAAGAACTTTCAATGGAGGAGGTAAGGAAACCCATGCAATTACCCCGTCGTTAATCCAGCGACAAAGCACAAAACCATTAAAGAGTTATTAG